A portion of the Sus scrofa isolate TJ Tabasco breed Duroc chromosome 5, Sscrofa11.1, whole genome shotgun sequence genome contains these proteins:
- the LRRC10 gene encoding leucine-rich repeat-containing protein 10 encodes MGNTIRALVAFIPADRCQKYVVRDLQEMPLDKMVDLSGNQLRRFPVHVCSFQELVKLYLSDNHLNSLPPELGQLQNLQILALDFNNFKVLPQVVCTLKQLCILYLGNNKLCDLPSELSLLQNLRTLWVEANYLTQLPDVVCELSLLKTLHAGSNALRLLPGQLQRLQELRTIWLSGNLLTDFPPVLLHMPFLEVIDVDQNSIRYFPSLAHLSSLKLVIYDHNPCRNAPKVAKGVRRVGRWAEETPEPDPRKARRYALVREESQEAQVPALLPPFPPTNS; translated from the coding sequence ATGGGGAACACCATCAGGGCCCTTGTGGCCTTCATCCCTGCTGACCGCTGCCAGAAATACGTGGTCAGAGACCTCCAGGAGATGCCGCTGGACAAGATGGTGGATCTGAGTGGGAACCAGCTACGCCGCTTTCCCGTGCATGTGTGCTCCTTCCAAGAGCTGGTCAAGCTCTACCTGAGTGACAACCACCTCAACAGCCTGCCTCCGGAGCTGGGACAGCTACAGAATCTACAGATCCTGGCCCTGGATTTCAACAACTTCAAGGTTCTGCCCCAGGTGGTATGTACCTTGAAACAGCTTTGCATCCTCTACCTAGGCAACAACAAACTCTGCGACCTCCCCAGTGAGCTGAGCCTGCTCCAGAATCTCCGGACCCTGTGGGTTGAGGCCAATTACCTCACCCAGCTGCCTGATGTGGTCTGTGAGCTCAGTCTCCTCAAGACTCTGCATGCCGGCTCCAACGCCCTGCGTCTGCTGCCAGGCCAGCTCCAGCGCCTCCAGGAGCTAAGGACCATCTGGCTCTCAGGCAACCTGCTGACTGACTTCCCCCCTGTGCTGCTTCACATGCCCTTCCTGGAGGTGATCGATGTGGACCAGAACAGCATCCGCTacttccccagcctggcacacctGTCAAGTCTGAAGCTGGTCATCTATGACCACAATCCTTGCAGGAACGCACCCAAAGTGGCCAAGGGTGTGCGCCGCGTGGGAAGATGGGCAGAGGAGACCCCAGAGCCCGACCCCAGGAAAGCCAGGCGCTATGCGTTGGTTAGGGAGGAAAGCCAGGAGGCACAGGTACCTGCCCTGCTTCCTCCATTTCCTCCTACCAACTCCTGA